The following are from one region of the Pseudorasbora parva isolate DD20220531a chromosome 12, ASM2467924v1, whole genome shotgun sequence genome:
- the gfi1ab gene encoding growth factor independent 1A transcription repressor b → MPRSFLVKSKKAHSYHQPRYLEDDYKRLDTILAHICAESKTSDESECCTDTLTGDATGACSPDSHLVDQADLSSKSPLSSGGSVCDRSSDYEDFWRPPSPSASPESAKSFSPSVEETQPFAVPFRPYAWSRYSGCEIRQLVHHTLNHHHSLERPTPPAYYNERVVEPSLFTERGSGAGIYGSTSTLFERATASGFYDDSSILGKGTEIKSSSDVMCSRLLLNGAFKCIKCSKVFSTPHGLEVHVRRSHSGTRPFACDICGKTFGHAVSLEQHRAVHSQERSFDCKICGKSFKRSSTLSTHLLIHSDTRPYPCQYCGKRFHQKSDMKKHTFIHTGEKPHKCQVCGKAFSQSSNLITHSRKHTGFKPFGCDLCGKGFQRKVDLRRHKETQHGLK, encoded by the exons ATGCCTAGGTCTTTCTTGGTAAAGAGCAAAAAAGCACACAGCTACCACCAGCCACGATATTTGGAGGATGACTACAAAAGACTTGATACAATTTTAGCTCATATATGTGCAG AAAGCAAAACTTCAGACGAGTCAGAGTGTTGTACGGATACCCTGACAGGCGACGCGACTGGTGCTTGCTCACCGGACTCTCACCTGGTGGATCAAGCTGATCTTTCCTCCAAGTCTCCTCTCAGCTCTGGGGGAAGCGTGTGCGACCGCTCGTCCGATTACGAAGACTTTTGGCGACCTCCATCACCATCAGCATCACCGG AGTCAGCTAAATCTTTTTCACCCTCCGTTGAAGAAACACAGCCCTTCGCCGTCCCTTTCAGGCCTTACGCGTGGAGCAGGTACTCTGGATGTGAAATCAGACAGCTGGTACATCACACTCTCAATCATCACCACTCTCTCGAGCGACCTACTCCTCCAGCCTATTACAATGAGCGCGTGGTCGAGCCCTCACTTTTCACTGAACGGGGATCTGGCGCTGGCATTTACGGCTCCACTTCCACCCTATTCGAGCGGGCCACTGCCTCTGGATTTTATGATGACAGCAGCATACTGGGAAAAGGAACTGAGATAAAGTCCAGCTCTGATGTGATGTGTAGTCGCCTCCTGCTAAATGGCGCGTTCAAGTGTATAAAATGCAGCAAG GTGTTTTCTACACCACACGGCTTGGAGGTTCACGTCCGGAGGTCGCATAGTGGGACAAGACCGTTTGCCTGCGACATCTGTGGGAAAACGTTCGGGCACGCGGTCAGTCTGGAACAGCACAGAGCTGTTCACTCACAG GAGAGAAGTTTTGATTGTAAAATCTGTGGGAAAAGTTTTAAAAGATCATCCACTCTTTCCACTCATCTCCTTATACACTCCGATACACGGCCCTACCCATGCCAATACTGCGGGAAGAGATTTCACCAGAAGTCAGATATGAAGAAGCACACATTCATCCACACAG GGGAAAAGCCACACAAATGTCAGGTGTGTGGGAAAGCGTTCAGTCAGAGCTCCAATCTGATAACGCACAGTCGAAAACACACAGGGTTCAAACCGTTTGGATGTGACCTTTGCGGCAAAGGATTCCAGCGCAAGGTCGATTTAAGAAGACACAAGGAAACACAACACGGACTGAAGTGA